In Runella sp. SP2, the genomic window AATGGCCGTTGAATACGTAGAGGAGTTGGGCAAAAAAGCAATTGCTGATTATGAACATGAACTCCTTGTGTATGGAACTGATGCCTTATCGAGTATCGAAGGCCTGAAAATTATTGGTACAGCTAAGGAGAAAGTAAGTGTATTGTCGTTTGTAATGGAAGGCATTCACCCGCAAGATATTGGGGTCATTTTGGACCAACAAGGCATTGCCGTTCGGACGGGGCATCACTGTACACAGCCGTTGATGAAACGTCTTGGAATTGTCGGAACTTCCCGCGCTTCTTTTGCCGTTTATAATACAAAAGAAGAAATAGATAAATTAGTAGTGGGGTTAGAGAGAGTTAAAAAAATGTTAAGCTAAACAAAAGTAGCGAGTTCATGGCTCGTTAAAACATAAATGACAATTAACGAAAAACAGGACGCTCTTATCGAAGATTTTGACCTCTTCGATGACCAATTGGAAAAAACCCAGTATATCATTGACTTGGGAAAAAAGCTGTCTCCGATTGCGGAGGAATATAAAACCGATGATAACCTCATCAAAGGTTGCCAGTCGCGGGTGTGGTTACATACCGAAATGCGCGGTGATCGGGTGTATTTTGAGGCCGACAGCGAA contains:
- a CDS encoding SufE family protein — its product is MTINEKQDALIEDFDLFDDQLEKTQYIIDLGKKLSPIAEEYKTDDNLIKGCQSRVWLHTEMRGDRVYFEADSEPTAQISKGLVSLLIKILSGEKPEDVANADLYFIDKIGMSTIITSRRAGGLASMIVRMKDFAQKQLIA